In the genome of Bradyrhizobium arachidis, one region contains:
- a CDS encoding glutathione S-transferase family protein: MPNLILTTFDWVPEMPRGFVRDLRVRWALEEAALPYRVASVPFNPRDAAHFAHQPFGQVPWLTDGDLSIFESGAILLHLGQRNPELMPTDPRGRNEAMEWVFAALNSVEMPALPWTMFKFTGSFDGSPAVKFVDDFLKLRLKHMETVLATREWLAGSFSVADILMSDVLRVVDKFGGLSEHPACRDYVARATARPAFAKAHADQLAHFAAADAARR; this comes from the coding sequence ATGCCCAATCTCATCCTCACCACCTTCGACTGGGTTCCCGAGATGCCCCGCGGCTTCGTGCGCGACCTTCGTGTACGCTGGGCGCTGGAAGAAGCAGCCCTGCCCTACCGCGTCGCGAGCGTGCCGTTCAACCCGCGCGATGCCGCGCACTTCGCGCATCAGCCGTTCGGCCAGGTGCCGTGGCTGACCGACGGCGACCTCTCGATCTTCGAGAGCGGCGCGATCCTGCTGCATCTGGGTCAGCGCAACCCCGAACTGATGCCGACCGATCCCCGCGGCCGTAACGAAGCGATGGAGTGGGTGTTCGCCGCGCTTAATTCGGTGGAGATGCCGGCCCTGCCCTGGACGATGTTCAAGTTCACCGGCAGTTTCGATGGCTCGCCTGCCGTGAAGTTCGTCGACGACTTCCTGAAACTCCGCCTCAAGCACATGGAGACGGTGCTTGCGACGCGCGAATGGCTGGCGGGGTCCTTTTCCGTCGCCGACATCCTGATGTCGGACGTGCTGCGCGTCGTCGATAAGTTCGGCGGCTTGTCGGAGCACCCGGCCTGCCGCGACTACGTCGCGCGCGCCACGGCTCGCCCGGCGTTCGCCAAAGCCCACGCCGACCAGCTGGCGCATTTTGCCGCGGCCGATGCGGCGCGACGATAG
- a CDS encoding alpha/beta hydrolase domain-containing protein → MRRIISGLVAITCLWPAVSVAEIVRFDVLERVPAFDGRSFGNVGTYERITARATFALNPADDRNAVITDLALAPRNADGKVEATADVVILRPSDPTHGNGTLLLEVPNRGRKLAPQLFDDSAQPGANNADKAEDAGIGFLHRQGFTMVWVGWQGDIPSKPGQMALAAPVIKNISGPAREEFVFDNTTNPARATLTWPAAEAANLHVTVRAAWADARQTPSGLSAKLVDPTAVEITRPDGFDAGALYEITYTARDPVPLGMGYAAVRDVVSFLRHDETQANPLLNGLHPSVSRAIGFGVSQSGRFLRDFLYLGFNEDLSGRTVFDGLMPHVAGTRRMATNVRFGQPGRNPRHLQDPAWQADLFPFTYASLSDPYSGKTDGLLRRCSLSATCPKVMQTDSEHEWWASHASLLVTDLAGNHLDLPDNVRAYMISGTPHFAEAADVMKKGVPAMSLPQNPVHAGMPMRALLTDLNAWISDGVRPPASRVPMRAHGTLVPAQGAVPTDIPGLPYAGIHTLAAFSDQSVLPPKEISRYPVFVPKADDDGMAIAGIRQLALAVPRATYTAWNPRAQGFGPTALYPLQGAVVPFAPTEAARKEVHDPRLSIAERYADDGAYVAAVKREAARQVAERILLPEDAERAVEAAKQGKLAKLGP, encoded by the coding sequence ATGCGCAGGATCATCTCGGGTCTCGTTGCGATCACCTGCCTGTGGCCGGCGGTATCAGTCGCCGAAATCGTACGCTTCGATGTTCTGGAACGCGTGCCCGCCTTTGACGGGCGCAGCTTTGGCAATGTCGGCACCTATGAACGCATCACCGCGCGCGCGACCTTCGCGCTCAACCCGGCCGACGATCGCAATGCCGTCATCACCGACCTTGCGCTCGCGCCGCGCAATGCCGACGGCAAGGTCGAGGCCACCGCCGACGTCGTGATCCTCAGGCCCAGCGATCCCACGCATGGCAACGGCACGCTGCTGCTGGAGGTGCCCAATCGCGGCCGCAAGCTGGCGCCCCAACTGTTCGACGATTCCGCCCAGCCCGGCGCCAACAATGCCGACAAGGCCGAGGATGCCGGCATCGGCTTCCTGCATCGCCAAGGTTTTACGATGGTCTGGGTCGGCTGGCAGGGCGACATTCCCTCCAAGCCCGGCCAGATGGCGCTGGCCGCACCGGTGATCAAGAACATCAGTGGTCCCGCGCGCGAAGAATTCGTCTTCGACAACACGACCAATCCCGCGCGTGCCACGCTGACCTGGCCGGCGGCTGAGGCCGCCAACCTCCACGTCACCGTGCGCGCCGCCTGGGCCGATGCGCGGCAGACGCCATCAGGCCTTTCGGCAAAACTCGTCGATCCCACTGCGGTGGAGATCACGCGCCCTGATGGCTTTGATGCCGGCGCGCTCTACGAGATCACCTACACCGCGCGCGATCCGGTGCCGCTCGGCATGGGCTATGCCGCGGTGCGCGACGTCGTCAGCTTCCTCCGCCATGACGAGACGCAGGCCAACCCGCTGCTCAATGGTTTGCATCCATCGGTGAGCCGCGCGATCGGCTTCGGCGTCTCGCAATCCGGCCGCTTCCTGCGCGACTTCCTCTATCTCGGCTTCAACGAGGACCTATCGGGCCGCACCGTGTTCGACGGATTGATGCCGCATGTCGCGGGCACGCGGCGGATGGCGACCAACGTCCGCTTCGGCCAGCCCGGCCGCAACCCGCGCCATCTCCAGGACCCGGCCTGGCAGGCCGATCTCTTCCCGTTCACCTATGCGAGCCTCAGCGATCCCTATTCGGGCAAGACCGACGGCCTGCTCCGCCGCTGCTCGCTCTCGGCGACCTGCCCGAAGGTGATGCAGACCGACAGCGAGCACGAATGGTGGGCCTCGCACGCTTCGCTCCTGGTCACCGATCTCGCCGGCAACCATCTCGATCTTCCCGACAATGTCCGCGCCTACATGATCTCGGGCACGCCGCATTTTGCGGAAGCCGCCGACGTGATGAAGAAGGGCGTGCCGGCGATGTCGCTGCCGCAGAACCCTGTTCATGCGGGCATGCCGATGCGCGCGCTGCTCACCGACCTCAATGCCTGGATCAGCGACGGCGTCAGGCCGCCGGCAAGCCGCGTCCCCATGCGCGCCCACGGCACGCTCGTGCCGGCGCAAGGCGCCGTGCCCACCGATATCCCCGGCCTGCCCTATGCCGGCATCCACACGCTCGCCGCCTTCTCCGACCAGAGCGTGCTGCCGCCGAAGGAGATCAGCCGCTATCCCGTGTTCGTGCCGAAGGCGGATGATGACGGCATGGCCATCGCAGGCATCCGCCAGCTCGCTCTCGCCGTCCCGCGTGCGACCTACACGGCATGGAATCCGCGCGCGCAGGGGTTTGGGCCGACAGCGCTCTATCCATTGCAAGGCGCGGTGGTGCCGTTCGCGCCGACGGAAGCCGCGCGGAAGGAAGTGCATGATCCCAGGCTGTCGATTGCGGAGCGCTATGCCGACGACGGCGCGTATGTCGCCGCGGTGAAGCGCGAGGCAGCGCGGCAGGTGGCGGAGCGGATTTTGCTGCCGGAGGATGCCGAACGCGCGGTGGAGGCCGCGAAGCAAGGCAAGCTGGCGAAGCTTGGGCCATGA
- a CDS encoding DUF1326 domain-containing protein: MVDQVSSQVSSQVSWQLSGDYFENCSCSIVCPCLVSAAAPLTARPTEGFCNVPLIFHIETGRYGDVALDGLNVLVILHAPGVMADGDWSQATYVDQSADDQQTEALAAIFSGAAGGPMAAFVPLISKNLGVKKVPISFRIDGKTRSAEIPGILQMSVEPLPTMHPSGEMWANIGHPVSPDRMVMAVGAAGNTYSDHGMRWDNSGRNGLYAPIQWSNQA, encoded by the coding sequence ATGGTGGACCAGGTCTCATCTCAGGTCTCATCTCAGGTCTCGTGGCAGCTTTCCGGTGACTATTTCGAAAATTGCAGTTGCAGCATTGTGTGCCCGTGCCTCGTGTCCGCGGCTGCCCCGCTGACCGCGCGACCGACCGAGGGCTTCTGCAACGTGCCGCTGATCTTCCACATCGAGACCGGCCGTTACGGCGACGTCGCACTCGACGGACTGAACGTCCTAGTCATTCTCCATGCGCCCGGAGTCATGGCTGACGGGGACTGGTCGCAGGCCACCTATGTCGATCAGAGCGCCGACGACCAGCAGACCGAGGCGCTGGCTGCGATCTTCAGCGGCGCGGCCGGTGGTCCCATGGCCGCGTTCGTACCGCTGATCAGCAAGAACCTCGGCGTGAAGAAGGTCCCGATCTCATTCCGGATCGACGGCAAGACGCGGTCCGCGGAAATCCCGGGCATTCTCCAGATGTCCGTCGAGCCGTTGCCGACCATGCACCCGAGCGGCGAAATGTGGGCCAACATCGGTCACCCCGTCAGTCCCGACAGGATGGTGATGGCGGTCGGCGCCGCCGGCAATACCTACAGCGATCATGGCATGCGCTGGGACAATTCCGGCAGGAACGGCCTCTATGCGCCGATCCAGTGGTCGAACCAGGCTTGA